The Amycolatopsis japonica nucleotide sequence TGCACCGCGAGCGGCCGCCCACCCCACGCCGGGAACGGTGGCGGGCACGCACCAAGAAGATGCGCGCCCGGCTCGACGCCTTGCGCGAGCGGTGCCATCGGCATCCGCATTGGATGGCGGGCACGTACGGGGTGAGTTCGGTCGTCGGCCTGCCGCCGTACATGGCCACGAGTGTGCTCGCGGGCCTGGTGCGGATGCCGCTGGCGACCTTCCTGGCCACCGGTTTCGTGGGCCGCTGGCTGCGGTTCAGCCTGCTGGCCGCCTCCCCCGCCCTGTTCGCGGGCTGGTTCCACTACTGAGCCTGGCTTCGATGTCGACTGTGCCGTGGGCATCACTTGAGTGAGGTACGAGCGACCTGCGGTTCGGCAGTATGGCCGGGCTCACTCGCGCCGCCGCGTTCGCCCTGCCCTTCAACGCGCTCGATCCACTGGTCGAACTGCTTCCCCAGCCATTCCTTGGCCTCGG carries:
- a CDS encoding YqaA family protein, with translation MVGWLLLSFGVAFGSAILPVVSIEMFLIGLCASQPTLPWLLLGAIVAAGQVGGKTLYYLAAKGTIKLPKPLHDRLHRERPPTPRRERWRARTKKMRARLDALRERCHRHPHWMAGTYGVSSVVGLPPYMATSVLAGLVRMPLATFLATGFVGRWLRFSLLAASPALFAGWFHY